A window of the Pirellulales bacterium genome harbors these coding sequences:
- a CDS encoding flagellar biosynthesis anti-sigma factor FlgM, which yields MRFTQPDTFLCEAIWLGLYQPHGSVQPNAKGASADRCGFPLYVAVTKDTVTKDTVASQLPGGFLRWSVSSDLRLVVRRRFVMQINGLSQLHGTQSINSPHFNRTSSPNSAANPSSVDTTDELQLSPAAQMASKLSEIPDIRWDRVNDIKTAIANGSYMTDDKMNMAVDRLLDEIA from the coding sequence TATCAACCCCATGGTTCGGTTCAGCCAAATGCCAAAGGGGCGTCTGCCGACCGGTGCGGATTCCCGCTCTACGTCGCTGTGACCAAGGACACTGTGACCAAGGATACTGTGGCCAGCCAATTGCCCGGCGGATTTCTCCGCTGGTCGGTCAGCTCTGATCTGCGATTGGTGGTCCGAAGGAGATTTGTCATGCAAATTAACGGCCTCTCTCAACTGCACGGTACCCAAAGCATTAACTCCCCGCATTTTAATCGGACCTCGTCGCCGAACTCGGCGGCCAACCCGTCGTCGGTCGATACCACCGACGAATTGCAGCTTTCGCCGGCCGCGCAAATGGCCAGCAAGCTAAGTGAAATTCCCGATATCCGCTGGGACCGCGTAAATGATATCAAAACCGCGATCGCCAACGGCAGCTACATGACCGACGACAAAATGAACATGGCCGTCGACCGCCTGCTCGATGAAATCGCGTAA
- a CDS encoding transcriptional repressor: protein MPQDFALGTVEVALSPRERFEEYLQSRGKRITQQRRILVEQIASRHEHFDADQLLLDLSRKSAGRKVSRPTVYRTLTEMVDAGLLRKMVLGGRAVYEHDYGYPQHDHLHCTECGKLIEFSSAELLKLREAVAREHNFRVTGHRLIISGVCSQCRAAARQRVRRLDLV from the coding sequence ATGCCGCAAGATTTCGCCCTGGGCACTGTGGAAGTTGCGCTCTCGCCGCGAGAGCGGTTCGAGGAGTATTTACAATCTCGCGGCAAGCGGATTACCCAGCAGCGGCGGATTCTGGTGGAGCAAATCGCCAGCCGACACGAACATTTTGACGCCGACCAACTGCTGTTGGATTTAAGTCGCAAATCGGCGGGCCGCAAAGTGAGCCGTCCCACCGTCTACCGCACGTTGACAGAAATGGTCGATGCCGGGCTGTTGCGAAAGATGGTTCTGGGCGGCCGGGCGGTGTACGAGCACGATTACGGTTACCCGCAGCACGATCATTTACACTGCACCGAATGCGGCAAGCTGATTGAATTCTCCAGTGCAGAATTGCTGAAGCTGCGCGAAGCAGTGGCCCGGGAACACAATTTCCGCGTGACCGGACACCGGTTGATCATCAGCGGCGTGTGCTCCCAGTGCCGGGCGGCTGCCCGGCAACGAGTACGGCGGCTGGATTTGGTGTGA
- the purB gene encoding adenylosuccinate lyase: MSHEFYENPLIRRYASPEMSRLWGDQKKFSTWRQLWVWLAEAEAELGLPITKAQIDELRRNVDSIDFAAADAHERRLRHDVMAHVHAYGDQCPGARGIIHLGATSCYVTDNTDLMLLRDGMQMLAARLASVIDRLGHFAQQQRDLACLGFTHLQPAQPTTVGKRACLWAYDLAMDLHEVEHRLTQLKARGVKGTTGTQASFLELFGGNHAQVQKLEHLIAQKMGFESVYPVTGQTYSRKVDAQVLAALSGIAQSAHKTASDIRILASRKELEEPFEAEQIGSSAMAYKRNPMRSERICGLARYVMSLETSAAMTAGTQWLERTLDDSANRRLVLPQAFLATEAILILYQNIASALVVYPQVIAKHLAEELPFMVTENILMAAVAAGGDRQDLHERIRCHSQAAAQVVKEQGGDNDLIDRLKADQAFAKVDFAIALNAQKFIGRAPQQVDEFLADTVELIRRKYKNQLQQSADVNV; the protein is encoded by the coding sequence ATGTCGCACGAGTTTTACGAAAACCCACTCATTCGCCGCTATGCTTCCCCGGAAATGAGCCGGCTGTGGGGAGATCAAAAAAAATTCAGCACCTGGCGGCAATTGTGGGTTTGGTTGGCTGAGGCGGAAGCCGAATTGGGGCTACCCATAACGAAAGCACAAATCGACGAACTGCGGCGGAATGTCGACTCCATCGATTTCGCCGCCGCCGATGCCCACGAGCGCCGTTTGCGGCACGATGTCATGGCGCACGTGCATGCCTATGGCGATCAATGCCCAGGCGCCCGGGGAATTATTCATCTGGGCGCCACCAGTTGCTACGTGACCGACAATACCGACCTGATGCTCCTGCGCGACGGCATGCAAATGCTGGCCGCGCGGCTGGCCAGCGTGATCGATCGGCTCGGCCACTTCGCCCAACAACAGCGCGATTTGGCGTGCTTAGGCTTCACGCATTTGCAGCCAGCACAGCCCACCACCGTGGGTAAACGTGCCTGCCTGTGGGCCTACGATTTGGCGATGGATTTGCACGAAGTGGAACATCGGCTGACGCAGTTGAAAGCTCGGGGTGTCAAAGGCACGACCGGCACGCAAGCCAGTTTTTTAGAGTTGTTTGGCGGAAATCACGCCCAAGTTCAAAAGCTGGAACATCTCATCGCCCAAAAAATGGGCTTTGAAAGTGTTTATCCCGTCACCGGCCAAACCTATTCGCGCAAGGTCGATGCGCAAGTGTTGGCCGCGCTATCGGGCATTGCCCAAAGCGCGCACAAAACTGCTTCCGACATTCGCATTCTGGCTTCGCGCAAGGAACTGGAGGAGCCGTTCGAGGCGGAGCAAATCGGCTCCTCGGCCATGGCCTACAAACGCAATCCTATGCGCAGCGAACGGATTTGCGGCCTGGCGCGGTACGTCATGAGCTTGGAAACTAGTGCCGCTATGACGGCTGGCACGCAGTGGCTGGAACGGACACTGGACGACAGCGCCAATCGCCGGCTGGTGCTGCCGCAGGCTTTTTTGGCGACCGAAGCGATTTTAATTTTGTATCAAAACATCGCCAGCGCCCTGGTGGTTTATCCGCAGGTGATCGCCAAGCACCTAGCCGAAGAGCTGCCGTTCATGGTCACGGAAAACATTTTAATGGCCGCCGTCGCCGCCGGAGGCGACCGGCAAGATTTGCACGAACGTATTCGCTGCCACAGCCAGGCGGCGGCGCAAGTGGTGAAAGAGCAGGGGGGTGATAACGATTTAATCGACCGCCTCAAGGCCGACCAGGCGTTTGCTAAAGTCGATTTCGCCATCGCACTCAACGCGCAAAAATTCATCGGCCGCGCACCCCAGCAAGTGGACGAATTCTTGGCTGATACTGTCGAGCTAATCCGCCGCAAATACAAAAACCAGCTTCAGCAATCAGCGGATGTGAATGTTTAG
- a CDS encoding MaoC/PaaZ C-terminal domain-containing protein: MKSITFTSEHQLAFAQLSGDYNPLHLDALAARRLMYGAPVVHGIHSLLWGLEAWLEQQTGPVELRSLKISFPKALPVGVAAQVSISPLTNTQLRIEVTSEQSLVTSIDCEWAKSDGNFAGAVDAGFPEKQTSYALSLDEIAHKSGQLPLHFNLVAGAQMFPHLTKCVSPVTIAAMLAATRLVAVDCPGLHSVFSEFTLTAADPPGAARAGCTLGYQVTKLEKRFGLVLMSITAPGLTGTIKAFVRPPPHEQPGFAKLKPLVRPGEFAGQRAFVVGGSRGLGEVTAKLLAAGGTEVKITYHQGLAEADRVVQDIISGGGAASALQLNVLDAQQSALAEALAGWNPTHLYYFATPFIFAGSKGLFSTSLFQKFCDYYVTGFLNVLNPLRSVGLRKVFHPSSVAVEELPADMAEYAAAKMAAETLCQTLAKNRKAGLVIYKPRLPRMGTDQTATFLPVNNADPVPVMLEHLRAFHVM, encoded by the coding sequence ATGAAATCAATCACTTTCACTTCCGAACATCAGCTCGCCTTCGCTCAACTTTCGGGCGATTACAACCCGTTGCATCTGGATGCGCTGGCAGCGCGGCGGCTGATGTACGGCGCGCCGGTCGTGCACGGCATCCACTCGCTGCTATGGGGTTTGGAGGCCTGGCTGGAACAGCAAACCGGGCCTGTGGAATTGCGATCGCTAAAAATTTCCTTTCCCAAAGCATTGCCGGTCGGTGTCGCAGCGCAGGTCTCCATCTCGCCGCTTACCAACACCCAGTTGCGAATTGAAGTGACCAGCGAACAATCGCTGGTGACCAGCATCGATTGTGAATGGGCCAAGTCCGATGGTAATTTCGCGGGTGCGGTGGATGCGGGCTTTCCGGAAAAGCAAACTTCCTACGCTTTATCGCTGGATGAAATTGCGCATAAGTCCGGCCAACTGCCGTTGCACTTCAATCTGGTCGCCGGCGCGCAAATGTTTCCGCATTTAACGAAGTGCGTCTCGCCAGTCACCATTGCAGCTATGCTCGCCGCAACACGGCTGGTGGCAGTGGACTGCCCCGGCCTGCATTCCGTATTTTCAGAATTCACATTGACCGCCGCCGATCCCCCTGGCGCAGCTCGTGCCGGCTGCACGCTAGGCTACCAAGTAACGAAGTTAGAAAAACGCTTCGGTCTGGTCTTAATGAGCATTACCGCGCCGGGACTAACAGGCACCATCAAAGCGTTTGTGCGACCGCCGCCACATGAACAGCCCGGATTTGCGAAATTGAAGCCGCTCGTTCGGCCCGGTGAATTTGCTGGTCAACGAGCATTTGTCGTCGGTGGCTCGCGTGGTTTGGGCGAAGTTACGGCCAAGCTCTTGGCAGCCGGTGGGACCGAAGTAAAAATCACCTACCATCAAGGGCTTGCCGAGGCAGATCGCGTGGTGCAAGACATCATCTCCGGCGGTGGCGCAGCCTCGGCGTTGCAGCTCAATGTATTGGATGCCCAGCAAAGCGCGCTGGCCGAAGCGCTGGCCGGCTGGAATCCCACGCACCTTTATTATTTCGCCACGCCGTTTATTTTCGCCGGCAGTAAAGGCCTGTTTTCGACCAGCTTGTTTCAAAAATTCTGCGATTATTACGTCACTGGCTTCCTCAACGTGTTAAATCCATTGAGAAGCGTGGGGCTGCGAAAAGTGTTTCACCCCTCCAGCGTGGCTGTGGAGGAACTGCCTGCCGATATGGCCGAGTACGCCGCCGCGAAAATGGCTGCCGAAACTCTGTGCCAAACCCTCGCCAAAAACCGCAAGGCCGGCCTCGTCATTTACAAGCCTCGCCTGCCGCGAATGGGTACGGATCAAACGGCGACGTTTTTGCCGGTGAATAACGCCGATCCCGTTCCGGTCATGCTCGAACATTTACGCGCCTTCCATGTCATGTAA
- a CDS encoding sugar transferase — MIIPRAIGLIIKRVSDALLAAAFLLLASPFLLLFAAAIKLTSKGPVFFRQERLGFRGNTFNIFKFRTMVQDAERTGNIVHVSDPRITKLGWYLRQYRIDEIPQLLNVLRGEMSIVGPRPLVPNFAHLWTAEERRRLDLPPGLTGWQQVNGAATHTWEERVAEDLWYVDHWSLWLDFKIMLRTPWVVLRANTVYGKDGQQLSAVPTKALSSVQAPAAEPESNVTKN, encoded by the coding sequence GTGATTATTCCTCGCGCAATTGGGCTCATTATCAAACGGGTGTCAGATGCTCTGCTGGCGGCGGCATTTTTGCTGCTGGCTTCTCCTTTCCTGCTGCTGTTTGCTGCGGCCATCAAGCTGACTTCCAAAGGCCCCGTTTTTTTCCGCCAGGAGCGGCTCGGCTTTCGGGGAAACACGTTCAACATTTTCAAATTTCGCACGATGGTCCAAGATGCCGAGCGAACAGGCAATATTGTGCATGTCAGCGATCCACGAATTACCAAATTGGGTTGGTATTTGCGGCAGTATCGAATTGACGAAATTCCGCAGTTGCTCAATGTGCTCCGCGGCGAAATGAGCATTGTCGGACCGCGGCCGCTGGTTCCCAATTTCGCGCACTTGTGGACGGCCGAAGAACGCCGCCGGCTCGATCTACCCCCCGGCCTCACCGGCTGGCAGCAAGTCAACGGCGCCGCCACTCATACCTGGGAAGAGCGCGTGGCCGAAGATCTTTGGTACGTCGATCATTGGAGCCTGTGGCTGGATTTTAAAATCATGCTCCGCACGCCTTGGGTCGTGTTACGGGCCAATACCGTCTACGGGAAAGATGGCCAGCAGCTCAGCGCGGTTCCCACCAAAGCACTGTCGTCGGTTCAAGCGCCCGCGGCTGAACCGGAATCGAATGTAACAAAAAACTGA
- a CDS encoding GNAT family N-acetyltransferase produces MSTSSNCRPYQPGDEHGILDLYRQVFQLEMTPEQWRWFFQASPDGPAAISVIESDGRLVGHYAVQPCAFWFQQRRGIAGLAVGAMLLPEARSVSALVQLAKLAYEIARQRGWAWLYAFPKDDSHVVHCKLLGWQPLPKIVEWDGPLSLLSGSAATDQAAAHPPVQNIQVWRQMPTHLDFNDFNPAADDPHICGLRSTDWLRWRFFDRPGGEYVLHTISHGSHVTAYAVTKRYQREGVRYGHLLDWRMAPPAANAADELLASVFRQLVDDWQVERISTWATGRSELSAALGKAGLALTGRNSNFCHLDLQGDHGQLSEENAWQLEMADSDIY; encoded by the coding sequence ATGAGCACAAGCTCGAACTGTCGCCCTTATCAGCCCGGTGATGAACACGGCATTCTCGATTTGTATCGGCAGGTGTTTCAGCTCGAAATGACGCCCGAACAATGGCGCTGGTTTTTTCAAGCGTCTCCCGATGGGCCCGCGGCTATTTCAGTAATCGAAAGCGATGGGCGTTTGGTGGGCCACTATGCCGTACAACCTTGCGCATTTTGGTTTCAGCAGCGGCGTGGCATCGCAGGTCTTGCCGTTGGAGCGATGCTGTTGCCCGAGGCCCGCAGTGTGTCCGCGCTTGTGCAATTGGCAAAATTGGCATACGAAATTGCCCGTCAGCGAGGCTGGGCCTGGCTGTACGCATTTCCCAAAGACGACTCGCACGTTGTGCATTGCAAACTTCTGGGTTGGCAACCGCTGCCAAAAATTGTGGAGTGGGACGGACCGCTTTCCCTGCTCAGCGGCAGCGCTGCCACAGATCAGGCTGCCGCGCATCCGCCGGTCCAAAACATCCAAGTGTGGCGGCAGATGCCAACTCATTTGGATTTCAACGATTTCAATCCCGCGGCCGACGATCCGCACATTTGCGGTTTACGCTCCACCGACTGGTTGCGATGGCGGTTTTTCGATCGACCCGGCGGCGAATACGTTTTGCACACCATTTCGCACGGGTCACACGTAACCGCTTATGCCGTAACCAAGCGCTATCAGCGCGAGGGCGTGCGTTACGGTCACTTGCTCGATTGGCGAATGGCGCCTCCAGCGGCAAATGCCGCTGATGAGCTGCTGGCGTCGGTATTCCGACAGCTGGTCGACGATTGGCAGGTCGAACGAATTTCAACCTGGGCCACAGGCCGCAGCGAATTAAGCGCGGCGCTGGGTAAGGCCGGGTTGGCACTCACTGGCCGGAACAGTAATTTCTGCCATTTGGACTTGCAGGGCGATCACGGCCAATTATCCGAGGAAAATGCCTGGCAACTGGAGATGGCCGACAGCGATATATACTAG